From Staphylococcus sp. M0911, a single genomic window includes:
- a CDS encoding redox-sensing transcriptional repressor Rex, with protein MASNVKIPRATLKRLPLYYRFVSNLKSKGIDRVNSKAISEALQIDSATIRRDFSYFGELGKKGYGYNIDSLIEFFKAEISGSNDIKIAIVGVGNLGRALLTYNFSIHDEMTITEAFDVNQDVIGEQVGRVVVKDSKTLKHTLSNQDIDVVILTTPEQVAQSVTDELVESGIKGIMNFTPARVSTPTDVQVHHIDLGIELQSLLFFMRNYDESMK; from the coding sequence ATGGCAAGTAACGTTAAAATTCCTCGAGCAACTTTAAAACGTTTACCGTTATATTATAGATTTGTGAGTAATCTAAAATCTAAAGGTATTGACCGTGTTAATTCTAAAGCTATTAGCGAAGCATTACAAATAGATTCAGCTACGATTCGTAGAGATTTTTCATATTTTGGCGAATTAGGTAAAAAAGGATATGGCTATAATATAGATAGTTTAATTGAATTTTTCAAAGCTGAAATTAGTGGTAGCAATGATATTAAAATTGCAATTGTTGGTGTGGGTAACTTAGGTCGAGCATTATTAACATATAACTTCTCAATTCACGATGAAATGACCATTACAGAAGCATTTGATGTAAATCAAGATGTCATCGGCGAACAAGTAGGCCGTGTTGTTGTAAAAGATAGCAAGACTTTAAAACATACGTTATCAAATCAAGATATTGATGTAGTCATTCTTACAACACCTGAACAGGTTGCCCAAAGTGTTACAGATGAGCTGGTTGAATCTGGTATTAAAGGTATTATGAATTTTACACCAGCGAGAGTGAGTACGCCAACTGATGTACAAGTACATCATATTGATTTAGGTATTGAATTACAGTCCTTACTTTTCTTTATGAGAAATTATGATGAATCAATGAAATAG
- a CDS encoding cyclic lactone autoinducer peptide, with product MEFLVNLFFKFFTSIMEFVGFVAGYSPCTNFFDEPEVPSELTKIYE from the coding sequence ATGGAATTTTTAGTCAATTTATTTTTTAAATTTTTCACTTCAATCATGGAATTCGTTGGTTTTGTAGCTGGTTATAGTCCATGTACTAACTTCTTTGATGAACCCGAAGTACCTAGCGAATTAACTAAAATATACGAATAA
- a CDS encoding LacI family DNA-binding transcriptional regulator — protein MKNISDIAKLAGVSKSTVSRYLNNGSVSPKTRLKLSRIINEHDYQPNQFAQSLRATQTRIIGAIIPRMNSYAVDETVKGIVNQCQQHNYQLLLNYTGLHMEAEIEAIETLSRSKVDAIILMATDITDKHLEVIDKANVPVIIVGQAYPGLHSITHDDYQAGLKVGEWVGQRQPRRVVFFSVTEKDIAVGVHRKSGLIDGLSKYQIKPDIFETSFKYEEALKDIKQTLTKINDADVIIGATDAIALAIHKYRFNSDQLLKPTIIHGFGGDPMTQIVSPIIRTIQFNYYEAGQRAMLEVRQLIKGESIEESIVIPVKL, from the coding sequence ATAAAAAATATATCGGATATCGCAAAATTAGCAGGAGTATCAAAGAGTACGGTTTCTAGGTATTTAAATAATGGATCTGTCAGTCCAAAGACACGTTTGAAACTAAGTAGGATCATTAATGAACATGACTACCAACCGAATCAATTCGCGCAAAGTTTAAGAGCAACTCAAACACGTATTATAGGTGCTATCATTCCAAGGATGAACTCTTATGCTGTTGATGAAACAGTGAAGGGTATCGTAAATCAATGTCAACAACATAACTATCAACTGTTACTTAACTATACTGGATTACATATGGAAGCAGAAATTGAAGCCATTGAAACGTTATCTCGTAGTAAAGTAGATGCAATTATTTTAATGGCAACTGATATTACTGATAAACATTTGGAAGTGATTGATAAAGCTAATGTACCTGTCATTATTGTTGGACAAGCATATCCTGGTTTACATAGCATCACGCATGATGATTATCAAGCAGGATTAAAAGTGGGTGAGTGGGTAGGTCAAAGACAACCGCGACGTGTTGTATTTTTTAGTGTTACTGAGAAAGATATTGCGGTAGGTGTACATAGGAAAAGTGGTTTAATCGATGGCTTATCAAAATATCAAATTAAACCAGATATATTTGAAACCTCATTTAAATATGAAGAAGCATTAAAAGATATTAAGCAAACGTTAACAAAGATTAATGATGCTGACGTCATTATTGGTGCGACTGATGCCATTGCGTTGGCAATTCATAAATATCGTTTTAATTCAGATCAATTATTAAAACCAACAATAATTCATGGATTTGGTGGAGATCCTATGACACAAATTGTTTCTCCAATTATTCGAACAATACAGTTTAATTATTATGAAGCGGGACAACGTGCGATGCTTGAAGTTAGACAATTGATTAAGGGAGAATCTATTGAAGAATCCATCGTGATACCAGTGAAATTATAA
- a CDS encoding GHKL domain-containing protein: MELINNIPFAILQLILYFWVTKLISFIKYTRRDYFIITGIIISSLVLYELFGTKSLLFVVISSLIFLYRKIKFYFFLAVLITSLIMYLSNFTTLVLYVTVLDKITNTYILLTIYMLVFFIVSLITSLILRFLLQKLKTSYLSMNKTYNIIIALVLIISFVFFYSYSLVNTSAFESLRSYGIIFVGLIIFLSIIIFILSMFTLREMRYKRNLQEIETYYEYTLKIESINNEMRKFRHDYVNILSTMSEFIREDDMPGLRQYFNEQIVPMKDNLETRSLKLNGIEKLKVREIKGLITTKILQAQEKEIAISIEVPDVIERIDMNTIELSRIIGITLDNAIEASESLEDALIRIAFFKEDESVTLIIMNKCKDSIPRVHELFEEGFSTKGDNRGLGLSTLKEITDNNDNVLLDTVIENGFFVQKIEIIDKES; encoded by the coding sequence ATGGAATTAATCAATAATATACCGTTTGCTATTTTGCAATTAATTTTATACTTTTGGGTTACAAAATTAATATCGTTTATCAAATATACAAGAAGAGATTATTTTATCATCACAGGGATTATAATCTCTTCTCTTGTATTATACGAATTATTTGGTACGAAATCTTTACTTTTTGTAGTTATATCTAGCTTAATTTTCTTATATAGGAAAATTAAATTTTATTTTTTTTTGGCTGTTTTAATTACTTCATTGATAATGTATTTGAGCAACTTCACTACTTTAGTATTGTACGTAACGGTTTTAGATAAAATCACTAATACATATATATTACTTACAATATACATGTTAGTATTTTTTATAGTTTCTTTGATAACTTCTCTAATTCTGAGATTTTTATTACAAAAACTAAAAACATCATACCTTTCGATGAATAAAACATATAATATCATTATCGCTTTAGTATTAATAATATCGTTCGTATTTTTTTACTCTTATTCTTTAGTCAATACTTCTGCATTCGAAAGCTTAAGAAGTTATGGAATCATTTTTGTTGGTTTAATTATCTTTTTAAGCATCATTATTTTCATTCTTTCAATGTTCACTTTACGTGAAATGCGTTATAAACGTAATCTTCAAGAGATTGAAACGTATTACGAATATACTTTAAAAATTGAATCTATTAATAATGAAATGCGTAAGTTTCGACATGACTATGTCAATATTCTATCAACGATGTCTGAATTTATTCGTGAAGACGATATGCCAGGCTTACGTCAGTACTTCAACGAACAAATTGTACCGATGAAAGATAACTTAGAAACACGTTCCCTTAAACTTAACGGTATTGAGAAGCTCAAGGTGCGTGAAATCAAAGGGCTTATTACGACGAAGATTCTTCAAGCTCAAGAAAAAGAAATCGCGATTAGTATTGAAGTCCCTGATGTGATTGAACGCATTGATATGAATACGATAGAACTAAGTCGTATTATTGGTATTACGTTGGATAATGCGATTGAGGCATCAGAATCATTAGAAGATGCCCTTATTCGTATCGCCTTTTTCAAAGAGGATGAATCTGTAACGCTTATTATCATGAATAAATGTAAAGATAGTATTCCTCGTGTTCATGAACTTTTTGAAGAAGGATTTTCTACAAAAGGTGATAATCGAGGTTTAGGGTTATCTACACTTAAAGAAATCACTGATAATAATGATAATGTATTATTAGATACAGTCATTGAAAATGGCTTTTTTGTTCAAAAAATTGAAATTATCGATAAAGAATCATAA
- a CDS encoding sucrose-6-phosphate hydrolase → MTEWTKEERYQRIEEVDSDKLLNLKQQVQLSPYRQTFHIQPETGLLNDPNGLIYFNGKYYVSHQWFPLGAVHGLKYWFNYTSDDLVHFEPQGVILSPDTKFDSHGVYSGSVFEFQGHLYYMYTGNHRDHNWERHSSQMIARMKADGSVEKFPKPVISQQPEGYTSHFRDPKVFQIEDQYYAILGAQTMDEFGRLLLYSSKDIVNWHFQGEIKTSLNQFGYMWECPDYFELDGHDIIMFCPQGIDSEEDKYRNIYQSGYIMGDLNLDTLEFDHQSFLELDRGFDFYAPQTFLDKNGQRILIGWMGLPETTYPTDEEGWAHCLTIPRVLTVENGKLKQRPIQSLEKLRYNKETALGYANKFTTKLHPYEGKQYELIIDILENDASEVYFELRTSRYQSTMISYNKRDNKVTLDRTDSGLLPGNVEGTTRSTKLDSTLTQLRIFVDTSSIEIFCNDGERVLTSRIFPVEEATGIKTSTESGQVYLQFTKYNLKGDLS, encoded by the coding sequence ATGACTGAATGGACTAAAGAAGAACGTTATCAACGAATAGAAGAGGTTGATAGCGATAAATTATTAAATTTAAAACAACAAGTACAATTATCTCCGTATAGACAAACTTTCCATATTCAACCAGAAACGGGTTTATTAAATGATCCCAATGGTTTAATTTATTTTAATGGAAAGTATTATGTCTCACATCAATGGTTCCCATTAGGCGCAGTACATGGTTTGAAATATTGGTTTAATTATACGAGTGACGACTTGGTTCACTTCGAACCTCAAGGAGTCATACTAAGTCCAGATACCAAATTTGATAGTCATGGTGTTTATAGTGGAAGTGTTTTTGAATTTCAAGGTCATTTATATTATATGTACACTGGAAATCACCGTGATCATAATTGGGAAAGACATTCATCACAAATGATAGCTAGAATGAAAGCTGACGGTTCAGTAGAGAAGTTTCCTAAACCTGTTATTAGCCAACAACCTGAAGGCTATACAAGTCATTTTAGAGATCCAAAAGTATTTCAAATTGAGGACCAATATTATGCGATTTTGGGTGCCCAAACTATGGATGAATTTGGTAGATTATTATTATATAGCTCGAAAGATATTGTGAATTGGCATTTCCAAGGAGAAATTAAAACATCATTAAACCAATTTGGTTATATGTGGGAGTGTCCTGACTATTTTGAACTGGATGGCCATGATATCATTATGTTCTGTCCACAAGGCATTGATAGTGAGGAAGATAAATATCGTAATATTTATCAATCTGGCTATATCATGGGTGATTTAAATCTAGATACTTTAGAGTTTGATCATCAATCATTTTTAGAATTAGACAGAGGTTTTGATTTTTATGCTCCACAAACATTTCTCGATAAAAATGGTCAACGTATCTTAATTGGTTGGATGGGATTACCAGAAACAACATATCCTACAGATGAAGAAGGTTGGGCACATTGTTTAACTATTCCAAGAGTATTAACTGTTGAAAACGGTAAGTTGAAACAAAGACCTATTCAAAGTCTAGAAAAATTAAGATATAACAAAGAAACTGCTTTAGGTTACGCTAATAAATTTACAACGAAGTTACATCCTTATGAGGGTAAACAGTACGAATTAATCATTGATATTTTAGAAAATGATGCTTCTGAAGTTTATTTTGAGTTAAGAACATCAAGATATCAATCGACAATGATTTCTTATAATAAGCGTGACAATAAAGTGACGCTTGATCGAACTGATAGTGGTTTGTTACCAGGTAATGTGGAAGGTACTACACGTAGTACAAAATTGGATTCAACACTAACTCAGTTACGCATATTTGTAGATACATCAAGTATAGAAATTTTCTGTAATGATGGTGAACGTGTATTAACTTCAAGAATATTCCCTGTGGAAGAAGCAACCGGTATTAAAACTTCTACTGAATCAGGACAAGTTTATTTACAATTTACGAAATATAATTTGAAAGGTGATCTTTCATGA
- a CDS encoding LytTR family DNA-binding domain-containing protein: MKIFICEDDPKQRENMASIIKNYIMIEEKPMELALATDDPYEVLEQSKNMNDIGCYFLDIQLEADINGIKLGSEIRKHDPVGNIIFVTSHSELTYLTFVYKVAAMDFIFKDDPAELKTRIIDCLETAHTRLKLLSKESNVETIELKRGSNSVYVQYDDIMFFESSSKSHRLIAHLDNRQIEFYGNLKELSQLDDRFFRCHNSFVINRRNIESIDSKERIVYFKNKEHCYASVRNVKKI; this comes from the coding sequence ATGAAAATATTCATTTGCGAAGATGATCCAAAACAACGAGAAAATATGGCTTCCATTATTAAAAATTACATTATGATTGAAGAGAAGCCTATGGAGCTTGCTCTCGCAACTGATGATCCTTATGAAGTGCTTGAGCAATCCAAAAATATGAATGACATCGGTTGTTATTTCTTAGATATACAACTTGAAGCAGATATAAATGGTATTAAATTAGGTAGTGAAATTCGAAAACATGATCCTGTAGGTAATATCATTTTTGTAACAAGCCATAGTGAATTAACGTATCTCACTTTCGTTTATAAAGTCGCTGCAATGGATTTTATATTCAAAGATGATCCTGCAGAACTGAAAACACGTATTATCGATTGTTTAGAAACAGCTCACACAAGACTCAAATTATTATCCAAAGAAAGTAATGTAGAAACAATTGAGTTGAAACGTGGTAGTAATTCAGTTTATGTACAATATGACGATATCATGTTTTTTGAATCATCTAGTAAATCACATCGTTTAATTGCACATTTAGATAATAGACAAATCGAATTTTATGGTAACCTTAAAGAATTAAGTCAATTAGATGACCGTTTCTTTAGATGTCATAATAGCTTTGTGATTAATCGGAGAAATATTGAATCCATTGATTCTAAAGAGCGTATTGTCTATTTTAAAAATAAAGAACACTGTTATGCATCTGTTCGTAATGTCAAAAAGATATAA
- the abc-f gene encoding ribosomal protection-like ABC-F family protein → MILLQLNDISKSFDGEDIFTNVDFEVKTGERIGVVGRNGAGKSTLMKIIAGVEDYDSGHISKIKNLKMGYLTQQMTLDSNATVFEEMSKPFEHIKNMELLIKRETDWLAAHANEYDTPTYQSHMEKYESLSNQFEQLEGYQYDSKIKTVLHGLNFNEDDFNKPINDFSGGQKTRLSLAQMLLNEPDLLLLDEPTNHLDLETTKWLEDYLRYFKGAIVIISHDRYFLDKIVTQVYDVALGSVKRYIGNYEQFIQQRDKYYEKRMQEYEKQQEEIKRLETFVEKNITRASTSGMAKSRRKTLEKIQRIDKPMIDARSANIQFGFDRNTGNDVMHIKQLEIGYDDTPITKPINLEVSKGDHIAIIGPNGVGKTTLIKTIAQRQRPLGGEVTFGANLQIGYYDQKQAEFKSNKTILDYVWDQYPNMNEKDIRAVLGRFLFVQDDVKKIINDLSGGEKARLQLALLMLQRDNVLILDEPTNHLDIDSKEMLEQALEHFAGTIIFVSHDRYFINQLANKVFDLDHDGGKMYLGDYQYYIEKTEEAAALKAKAESEIESANHSNTKHTTASSYENQKQRRREQRKIEREIEQREAIIESCEAKIEDIDHQLTQPDVYSDPVKSNELAELKSNTEQELEQAMLEWEELQEKL, encoded by the coding sequence ATGATACTTTTACAACTTAATGACATCTCTAAATCGTTCGATGGTGAAGATATCTTTACTAACGTTGATTTTGAAGTGAAAACAGGTGAACGAATAGGCGTTGTTGGACGAAATGGTGCCGGTAAATCAACACTTATGAAAATCATTGCTGGCGTTGAAGATTATGATAGTGGTCACATTTCAAAGATTAAAAATCTTAAGATGGGCTATTTAACACAACAAATGACGTTGGACTCTAACGCCACTGTGTTCGAGGAAATGTCAAAACCATTTGAACATATTAAAAATATGGAACTATTAATCAAACGTGAAACAGATTGGTTAGCTGCCCATGCAAATGAGTATGATACACCTACTTATCAATCACATATGGAAAAATATGAATCTTTATCAAATCAATTTGAGCAATTAGAAGGTTATCAATATGACAGTAAAATTAAAACAGTTCTTCATGGATTGAATTTTAATGAAGATGACTTTAATAAGCCTATTAATGACTTTAGTGGTGGTCAAAAAACACGATTATCACTTGCACAAATGTTGTTAAATGAACCAGATCTATTATTACTTGATGAACCTACCAACCATCTTGATTTAGAAACTACAAAATGGTTAGAAGATTATTTGCGTTACTTTAAAGGCGCAATTGTCATTATAAGTCATGATAGATATTTCTTAGACAAAATCGTTACACAAGTTTATGACGTCGCTTTAGGTAGTGTTAAACGATATATTGGTAATTATGAACAATTTATTCAACAGCGAGATAAATATTATGAAAAACGTATGCAAGAATATGAAAAACAACAAGAAGAAATTAAACGGTTAGAAACATTTGTAGAAAAAAATATCACAAGAGCTTCTACAAGTGGAATGGCAAAGAGCCGTCGTAAAACATTAGAAAAAATTCAGCGTATTGATAAACCAATGATTGATGCAAGAAGTGCTAACATTCAATTTGGATTTGATAGAAATACCGGAAATGACGTCATGCATATCAAACAATTAGAAATTGGTTATGATGATACACCTATTACTAAACCTATTAATTTGGAAGTATCCAAAGGTGATCACATCGCTATTATTGGGCCAAATGGTGTCGGTAAAACCACTTTAATTAAAACCATTGCTCAAAGACAACGTCCACTCGGTGGCGAAGTCACATTTGGTGCTAATTTACAAATAGGTTACTATGACCAAAAACAAGCTGAATTCAAATCAAATAAAACCATTTTAGATTATGTTTGGGACCAGTATCCAAATATGAACGAAAAAGATATTCGAGCAGTATTAGGCCGTTTTTTATTCGTACAAGACGACGTCAAAAAAATTATCAATGATTTATCTGGTGGCGAAAAGGCAAGATTACAATTAGCCTTGTTAATGTTGCAACGTGATAATGTACTTATTTTAGATGAACCTACCAATCACCTCGATATAGATTCGAAAGAAATGTTAGAACAAGCTTTAGAACATTTTGCAGGTACTATTATCTTTGTATCCCATGATAGATACTTCATCAATCAATTAGCCAATAAAGTATTTGACCTAGATCATGATGGTGGAAAAATGTATCTTGGTGATTATCAATATTATATTGAAAAAACAGAAGAAGCTGCAGCCTTAAAAGCTAAAGCAGAGAGTGAAATTGAGTCTGCAAATCACTCAAATACTAAACATACTACAGCGTCATCATATGAAAACCAAAAGCAGCGTCGTCGCGAACAACGCAAAATAGAACGTGAAATCGAGCAACGTGAAGCCATCATCGAATCATGTGAAGCAAAGATCGAAGACATTGATCATCAACTTACACAACCCGATGTTTATAGCGATCCTGTAAAATCCAATGAACTAGCTGAATTAAAATCGAATACCGAACAAGAATTAGAACAAGCAATGCTTGAATGGGAAGAATTACAAGAAAAATTATAA
- a CDS encoding YeeE/YedE family protein, translated as MVWMIISGLIVGVLLGFVMQRTRFCLAGGFRDMYVQKSNKMFYALLVAITVQSIGLLILTSLGIVNVPAHTFPIVGTIIGSFVFGIGIVLAGGCATGTYYRAGEGLIGSWVALILYALTSAITKTGVLSPVLKVINQPTNVNASMADTLHIPNWILVILITLITLILVTKTLKKPKVAVPKLKQKYSGVRHYLFERRYHPFVAAIAVGLIALLAWPMSSSTGRDYGLGITTPSANIVNFLITGNTQLIDWGAFLVIGIFLGSYIAAKGSKEFKWRLPDKKTIRNSAIGGILMGFGASVAGGCSIGNGLVETATMSWQGWIGLGSMILGVWFMSYFIFIKPMKQLQQSTKKQQTQTT; from the coding sequence GTGGTTTGGATGATTATAAGCGGTTTGATCGTCGGCGTACTATTAGGATTTGTAATGCAACGAACACGCTTTTGCTTAGCAGGCGGTTTTAGAGATATGTATGTTCAAAAAAGTAATAAAATGTTCTATGCATTGCTTGTTGCTATTACAGTTCAAAGTATTGGTTTATTAATATTAACAAGTTTAGGTATAGTAAATGTTCCAGCACACACATTTCCAATTGTTGGTACAATCATTGGTTCTTTTGTCTTTGGCATAGGTATTGTATTAGCAGGTGGTTGTGCTACTGGAACATATTATAGAGCAGGAGAAGGTTTAATAGGTAGTTGGGTTGCACTCATTTTATATGCATTAACAAGTGCAATTACTAAGACAGGTGTTTTGTCACCAGTCCTAAAAGTAATTAATCAACCTACAAATGTCAATGCAAGTATGGCAGATACATTGCATATTCCCAATTGGATTTTAGTAATACTAATAACGTTAATTACTTTAATATTAGTGACAAAAACACTTAAAAAGCCTAAAGTAGCAGTCCCTAAATTAAAACAGAAGTATTCAGGCGTAAGACATTATTTATTTGAAAGAAGATATCATCCGTTTGTAGCGGCTATTGCAGTTGGTTTAATCGCTTTATTAGCTTGGCCAATGAGTAGTTCTACTGGTAGAGATTATGGATTAGGAATTACGACACCTTCAGCAAATATTGTTAATTTCTTAATTACTGGAAATACACAACTCATTGATTGGGGCGCATTTTTAGTTATAGGTATATTCCTAGGTTCTTACATTGCTGCTAAAGGATCAAAAGAATTTAAATGGCGTTTACCAGATAAGAAAACAATTAGAAATAGTGCAATTGGTGGCATTTTAATGGGCTTTGGAGCCTCTGTTGCAGGTGGTTGTTCAATCGGTAATGGCTTAGTTGAAACGGCGACAATGAGTTGGCAAGGCTGGATTGGTCTAGGTTCAATGATTCTAGGTGTATGGTTTATGAGTTACTTTATTTTTATTAAGCCAATGAAACAACTACAACAATCGACTAAAAAACAACAAACACAAACGACTTAA
- a CDS encoding carbohydrate kinase has product MRRLFAIGEALIDFMPTVTDTALKDVEQFSRQVGGAPCNVACTVQKLGAQAEMITQLGNDAFGDIIVETLQNIGVGTGYIKRTNEANTALAFVSLKADGQRDFSFYRKPSADMLYEAQNIEDIDMGKGDILHFCSVDLVDSPMKQAHLAMVEKFEQQQGTIVFDPNVRLPLWDNEEDCRNAILTFIPKAHVIKVSDEELEFITGEHDESKAIASLFVGHVEAVIYTQGAKGASIYLKDGTVKHHEGFKVKAIDTTGAGDAFIGAVISQILTHQDMSIERLFKQQGEAILHFSNLVAAKVTTKYGAIDSIPTLDEIDHA; this is encoded by the coding sequence ATGAGACGTTTATTCGCAATTGGTGAAGCGCTAATCGATTTTATGCCAACAGTAACTGATACTGCACTTAAAGACGTGGAACAATTTTCACGTCAAGTAGGTGGTGCACCTTGTAACGTTGCTTGTACAGTACAAAAGTTAGGTGCACAAGCTGAAATGATTACGCAACTTGGCAATGATGCATTTGGAGATATTATCGTTGAAACACTACAAAATATTGGTGTTGGTACTGGTTATATTAAAAGAACAAATGAGGCGAATACAGCACTTGCTTTTGTAAGTTTAAAGGCAGATGGGCAAAGAGATTTTTCATTTTATCGAAAACCATCTGCAGATATGTTATATGAAGCTCAAAATATTGAAGATATAGACATGGGTAAGGGTGATATTTTACATTTTTGCTCTGTTGATTTAGTAGATAGCCCAATGAAACAAGCACATTTAGCAATGGTTGAGAAATTTGAACAGCAACAAGGAACTATTGTTTTTGATCCTAATGTCCGATTGCCTTTATGGGATAATGAAGAGGATTGTCGTAACGCTATACTGACATTTATACCTAAAGCACATGTTATTAAAGTTTCAGATGAAGAGCTTGAATTTATTACGGGAGAGCATGATGAATCTAAAGCGATTGCATCGCTATTTGTAGGTCATGTTGAAGCGGTAATTTATACGCAAGGTGCTAAAGGTGCCTCAATTTATTTAAAAGATGGGACAGTAAAACATCATGAAGGCTTTAAAGTCAAAGCCATCGATACGACTGGTGCTGGAGACGCCTTTATAGGAGCCGTGATAAGTCAAATATTAACTCATCAAGATATGTCTATAGAGAGATTGTTTAAACAACAAGGTGAAGCAATCTTACATTTCAGTAATCTTGTAGCAGCAAAAGTAACGACAAAATATGGTGCCATTGACAGTATTCCTACTTTAGATGAAATTGATCATGCATAA
- a CDS encoding sulfurtransferase TusA family protein: MVYELGTVGMVCPFPLIEAQKKMTELDSGDELKIDFDCTQATEAIPNWAAENGYPVTNYEQLGDASWTITVQKA, translated from the coding sequence ATGGTATATGAATTAGGCACAGTTGGTATGGTTTGTCCTTTCCCTTTAATAGAAGCTCAAAAGAAAATGACTGAATTAGATTCTGGTGATGAATTAAAAATTGATTTTGATTGTACACAGGCGACTGAGGCAATCCCTAATTGGGCGGCAGAAAATGGTTACCCTGTTACTAATTATGAACAACTTGGTGATGCGTCTTGGACAATTACTGTACAAAAGGCGTAA